A genomic segment from Modestobacter roseus encodes:
- a CDS encoding Lrp/AsnC family transcriptional regulator — translation MTAGTTRLDATDARLLLALSEDPRATVLSLAQTLGLARNTVQSRLARLESGGVLDPFERRVRPEALGYRLGAYVTVQVVQRSLADVADALAAIPEVLEVTGLSGVADLLVQVVAVDADDLWRITEQVLAIPGVQRTDTNLALRRFVDHRMAPLLERAAGTD, via the coding sequence GTGACCGCCGGCACGACCCGACTCGACGCCACCGACGCCCGGCTGCTGCTGGCCCTGTCGGAGGACCCGCGGGCCACCGTGCTCTCGCTCGCCCAGACCCTCGGCCTGGCGCGCAACACGGTCCAGTCCCGGCTGGCCCGGCTGGAGTCCGGCGGCGTCCTGGACCCGTTCGAACGCCGGGTCCGCCCCGAGGCCCTCGGCTACCGGCTGGGCGCCTACGTGACCGTGCAGGTGGTGCAGCGCAGCCTGGCCGACGTCGCCGACGCGCTGGCCGCGATCCCGGAGGTCCTCGAGGTGACCGGCCTGTCCGGCGTCGCCGACCTGCTGGTCCAGGTCGTCGCCGTCGACGCCGACGACCTCTGGCGGATCACCGAGCAGGTGCTGGCGATCCCGGGCGTGCAGCGCACCGACACCAACCTCGCGCTGCGCCGCTTCGTCGACCAC